The Fulvia fulva chromosome 13, complete sequence genome window below encodes:
- a CDS encoding NADH-cytochrome b5 reductase 2 codes for MASLLSRRALPYFTAGAVGIAGTAYLSTRRPIMLDSAHQPPTKTLAFPASMLFSKQLTVTKSEQVNHDTKRITFALPGGDNEISGVPAGSAILTQHTPSNAWLPVLRPYTPISDPTTRGTLELLVKQYPNGRASTYMHSLSPGDHLSVRGPIPGYNWKIPQSSTSVLLVAGGAGITPIYSLAKGILSNADDQTKVQLLWGVNGERDIVLRDELEGLEQQYPGRLQVTYCVSGPDAQEKGEKWRKGYVNKGVLQQAIERCGSSWGDDQGKKVFLCGPPAMESAVGSTLTELGLGKKEVHKF; via the exons ATGGCTTCACTCCTCTCAAGACGAGCTCTCCCTTACTTTACAGCAGGAGCAGTCGGCATAGCCGGGACCGCATACCTTTCCACGCGACGGCCCATCATGCTCGATTCAGCCCACCAGCCGCCCACCAAGACATTGGCCTTCCCAGCCTCGATGCTCTTCAGCAAGCAGCTCACAGTCACCAAGTCAGAGCAGGTCAACCACGATACCAAGCGCATAACGTTTGCTCTTCCTGGAGGAGACAATGAAATCAGTGGTGTCCCAGCTGGCT CCGCAATCCTAACCCAACACACACCCTCCAACGCCTGGCTCCCCGTCCTCCGCCCTTACACGCCCATCTCCGACCCCACTACCCGTGGCACCCTCGAGCTCCTCGTAAAGCAGTACCCCAACGGCCGCGCCAGCACCTACATGCACTCCCTTTCTCCCGGCGACCACCTCAGCGTTCGAGGTCCGATCCCCGGCTACAACTGGAAGATCCCACAATCTTCCACTTCCGTCCTCCTCGTAGCCGGCGGCGCGGGCATCACGCCTATCTACTCTCTTGCGAAAGGCATCCTCAGCAACGCCGACGACCAGACAAAAGTCCAGCTGCTATGGGGTGTGAACGGCGAGCGGGACATCGTGCTGAGAGACGAGTTAGAGGGGCTGGAGCAGCAATATCCCGGGAGGTTGCAGGTGACGTATTGTGTCAGTGGGCCAGATGCGCAAGAGAAGGGCGAGAAGTGGAGGAAGGGATATGTGAATAAGGGTGTGTTGCAGCAGGCGATTGAGAGGTGTGGAAGTTCGTGGGGTGATGATCAGGGGAAGAAGGTGTTTTTGTGTGGACCGCCGGCGATGGAGAGTGCGGTGGGGAGCACGTTGACGGAGTTGGGACTGGGGAAGAAGGAGGTGCATAAGTTTTGA
- a CDS encoding Major allergen Alt a 1, translating to MKFTLAAAAALFTTALAGPVARTDDTIYQIKDFTLRKLDGKNISTMFFRILATNGGTLDFECSPYDPVTDAATERFEPDHVYFCGKNSVFSFNYIPAHDTQTNELFLWQHISETETLGGNAFLNDPICHAGGSNVNDFVCVVPPQEYFAITMKKLGA from the exons ATGAAGTTCACTCTCGCCGCCGCCGCAGCTCTCTTCACCACCGCCCTCGCCGGCCCAGTCGCACGCACCGACGACACGATCTACCAGATCAAGGACTTTACCCTCCGCAAGCTCGATGGCAAGAACATCAGCACCATGTTCTTCCGCATCCTCGCCACGAACGGTGGAACACTTGACTTCGAATGCAGCCCATACG ACCCCGTCACGGACGCTGCCACCGAGCGCTTCGAGCCAGACCACGTCTACTTCTGCGGCAAGAACTCGGTGTTCAGCTTCAACTACATCCCCGCACACGACACCCAGACAAACGAACTGTTCTTGTGGCAGCATATCAGCGAGACCGAGACGCTGGGCGGGAACGCATTTTTGAATGACCCGATCTGCCACGCTGGAGGCAGCAATGTTAATGACTTCGTGTGCGTTGTGCCGCCGCAGGAGTACTTTGCCATCACCATGAAGAAGTTGGGCGCTTAG
- a CDS encoding Neuronal-specific septin-3, giving the protein MAAAFGGSDKLRNDVDYTVSHRTPPVPSSPTSIAYSSASAAATDPRAIGIAVPLHLHHQLPNHDQVNAAPGAATEATRDKASSAIGSDGDVLKARSHSQRGGRRPSLSSVFLRRSNTTSSQHSKTDKNQSTAYTGYTADETVPPVPVPAPRTLIAAAEQRAAEDKKTRSSSDTFREGAGKMLRKSSRNKAARQAEAERKANQVPRQAPHLPSLPSLNPTFGTDSDRPDSVAIFTNAYTHSTPAAEPRPTANFSRPGGAMVPPVSMFNSSSPAYRTGNGLPHSSSPPEVRPPKPSGEYVPDVINRSESMTNRGRYSYANSTTFVNAVNSPRRVRRRKDPTPFNFLVIGAKNCGKTSLISFLKHSLALPKHKQASDYQPDSQTAGNRSSFTSHYLETEIDGERVGLTMWDSAGLEKNVVDLQLREMTAFVESKFEDTFVEEQRVMRSPGVKDTHIHCVLLVLDPSRLDTTIANSAAFQKNGSHSGSLDDDLDLQVMRALWGKTTVIPVVSKADTLTLSHMSFLKRAVWQALKGASLDPLEALELEDDAEEEEDEANDEDSIAGDALHTPRTRKHQRLSSLSVAANSSDHDDETPYLPMSILSPDLYDLPPYVPAHKAGKPDKVGRRFPWGFADPYDPQHCDFGRLRDSIFSEWRSDLRELSRSKWYENWRTSRLKNLPGSRQRIKGGVTPVTSVPKEGRMTSQSSRHFSPPTNSTPSQAGTATSSVPRSVSVTSNTTAATSHAVNPTGMATVSENGGKRDFSGASQTGSVRGGTYRSVETYQ; this is encoded by the exons ATGGCTGCAGCATTTGGAGGAAGCGACAAGCTGCGAAACGATGTTGACTACACTGTCTCCCACCGAACGCCTCCCGTCCCCTCTTCGCCCACCTCGATCGCATACTCGAGCGCGTCCGCTGCCGCAACAGACCCACGCGCCATTGGCATTGCCGTCCCGCTCCACCTGCACCATCAACTGCCGAACCACGACCAGGTGAATGCAGCTCCAGGTGCCGCCACGGAAGCCACGCGAGATAAGGCGTCGTCCGCGATTGGAAGTGACGGCGACGTGTTGAAGGCGAGATCGCATTCACAGCGTGGTGGAAGGCGCCCTAGCTTGTCTTCCGTCTTCCTGCGCCGCAGCAATACCACCTCGAGCCAACACAGCAAGACCGACAAGAACCAATCCACCGCCTACACAGGCTACACTGCAGACGAAACCGTACCTCCCGTTCCCGTTCCCGCCCCTCGCACCCTCATCGCAGCTGCCGAGCAACGAGCGGCCGAGGACAAGAAGACTCGCAGCAGTAGCGACACGTTCAGAGAAGGTGCCGGCAAGATGCTGCGCAAGTCGAGCAGGAACAAGGCTGCTCGGCAGGCCGAAGCAGAAAGGAAGGCGAACCAAGTCCCGCGACAAGCACCACATCTTCCCTCGCTACCATCGCTCAATCCCACCTTTGGCACCGACTCAGACCGGCCGGACAGCGTCGCCATCTTCACCAACGCCTACACTCATTCTACGCCCGCCGCAGAGCCGCGTCCTACCGCCAACTTCTCCCGCCCTGGAGGTGCAATGGTGCCACCCGTCAGCATGTTCAACAGCTCTTCACCCGCCTACCGCACCGGCAATGGTCTGCCGCATTCCTCGTCACCACCCGAAGTGCGACCTCCAAAGCCGAGCGGCGAGTATGTACCTGATGTCATCAATCGCTCTGAGAGCATGACCAACCGCGGCCGCTACTCGTATGCAAATAGCACTACATTCGTTAATGCGGTCAACAGTCCGAGGCGGGTTCGCAGACGCAAGGACCCGACGCCCTTCAA CTTCCTCGTCATCGGAGCCAAGAACTGCGGCAAGACGTCACTCATCTCGTTCCTCAAACACTCACTCGCTCTGCCCAAGCACAAGCAAGCGTCAGACTACCAGCCAGACTCGCAGACGGCCGGCAACAGATCGTCCTTCACCTCGCACTACCTCGAGACCGAGATCGATGGCGAACGTGTGGGCCTGACCATGTGGGACTCTGCCGGACTGGAAAAGAATGTTGTCGATCTGCAACTGCGAGAGATGACCGCCTTCGTCGAGTCCAAGTTCGAGGACACCTTCGTTGAAGAGCAAAGAGTCATGAGAAGTCCTGGCGTCAAGGACACCCACATCCACTGCGTCTTGCTTGTGCTTGACCCTTCACGACTTGACACCACAATTGCCAACTCCGCCGCCTTCCAAAAGAACGGATCTCATTCTGGTAGCCTCGATGACGATCTGGACTTGCAGGTGATGCGAGCTTTGTGGGGCAAGACGACGGTCATCCCAGTCGTTTCGAAAGCAGACACTTTGACCTTGTCGCACATGTCGTTCCTGAAGCGGGCTGTATGGCAAGCCCTGAAAGGTGCCTCTCTGGATCCCCTGGAAGCACTGGAGCTTGAAGATGATGcggaagaggaggaagatGAGGCCAACGACGAAGATAGCATTGCTGGCGATGCTTTGCATACTCCCAGGACCCGCAAACACCAGCGTCTATCGTCTCTTTCGGTCGCGGCCAACAGCAGTGATCACGACGATGAGACGCCGTACCTTCCAATGTCGATCCTGTCACCAGATTTGTACGACCTGCCTCCCTACGTGCCAGCACACAAAGCTGGCAAGCCGGATAAAGTCGGACGACGCTTCCCCTGGGGCTTCGCTGACCCGTACGACCCGCAACATTGCGACTTCGGTCGTCTTCGTGATAGCATCTTCTCAGAATGGCGCAGCGATCTTCGCGAACTCAGTCGCTCCAAGTGGTATGAGAATTGGCGTACCAGCAGGCTTAAGAACCTCCCAGGATCAAGGCAGAGGATCAAGGGTGGCGTGACGCCGGTGACATCTGTCCCTAAGGAGGGCAGAATGACGAGCCAGTCTTCGCGCCACTTTTCGCCACCCACGAATTCGACGCCAAGTCAGGCTGGTACGGCGACTTCCAGTGTGCCGAGGAGTGTGAGCGTCACCAGCAACACCACGGCAGCGACCAGCCATGCTGTTAACCCTACCGGTATGGCGACAGTCTCGGAGAATGGCGGCAAGAGAGACTTCTCTGGTGCAAGTCAGACTGGCAGCGTAAGAGGTGGCACGTACCGAAGTGTCGAGACCTATCAATGA